The Coffea eugenioides isolate CCC68of chromosome 8, Ceug_1.0, whole genome shotgun sequence genome has a segment encoding these proteins:
- the LOC113779961 gene encoding ATP-dependent Clp protease ATP-binding subunit CLPT2, chloroplastic, with the protein MKMAAHTLSTPATTPPGISPQNWKHTNHFFTAQNMLKSQSHTLRGPWLGCTSRISVHSSNLRPFIQRHRPIKATVIFSLPTSNPERVASAEKVPKWSAKAIKSFVMSELEARKLKYPTTGTAALLMGILIEGTNFASNFLRANGITLSKVREETVKLLGKADMYFFSPEHPPLTEDAQRALDWAVDEKLKSGDDREVTTAHLLLGVWSQDESPGHKILAAFGFNDEKAQELKSVEHVFARLRN; encoded by the exons ATGAAAATGGCTGCTCATACTCTCTCAACGCCAGCAACTACTCCACCTGGAATTTCCCCACAGAATTGGAAGCACACCAACCACTTTTTTACAGCCCAAAACATGTTAAAATCACAGAGTCACACACTACGGGGTCCATGGCTGGGCTGCACAAGCAGAATATCGGTCCATTCCTCTAATCTCAGACCCTTTATCCAAAGACATCGACCCATTAAAGCCACTGTCATTTTTAGCCTGCCCACTTC GAATCCTGAGAGGGTTGCTTCAGCTGAGAAAGTTCCCAA ATGGTCAGCGAAGGCAATAAAGTCATTTGTAATGTCTGAATTGGAAGCTAGGAAGCTCAAGTATCCAACTACTGGGACTGCAGCTCTTCTTATGGGAATCTTAATTGAGG GAACAAATTTTGCTTCAAACTTTTTGCGGGCAAATGGAATTACACTTTCGAAAGTTCGTGAAGAAACTGTAAAGCTACTTGGAAAGGCAGATATGTATTTTTTCAGTCCTGAGCATCCTCCTTTGACTGAAGATGCTCAAAGAGCCCTTGATTGGGCTGTCGATGAAAAGCTCAAATCTG GTGACGATCGGGAAGTTACAACTGCTCACTTGCTACTTGGAGTGTGGTCACAAGACGAATCACCAGGGCACAAGATATTGGCTGCCTTTGGCTTTAATGATGAGAAAGCTCAAGAGCTGAAATCT GTGGAGCATGTATTTGCAAGGTTACGCAACTGA
- the LOC113779960 gene encoding protein DETOXIFICATION 56 — translation MASKLEENTADKLHLEPCSPSSPKERWSGNMVSLILSELKVQRGITVPMLAMNFTWFARIAVTTAFLGRLGELSLAGGTLGATFSNVTGFAVLNGLCCAMEPICGQAFGAKNFKLLHKTLVMAIIVLLVASVPISILWLYVDKILIQFGQQEEISVAVRKYLLYLLPDLVVYSFLSPLKSYLSTQSLAVPIMLSSAFGLGFHVPITMLLSRARGFEGVSMAVWMSDLVVVVLLAFYVLIAEHGKRGNWNGGGWWEQGIHDWKRLLKLCGPCCITTCLEWWCYEILMLLTGRLPNAKQAIGILAIVMNFDYLLYSVMISLSTSASVRISNELGANQVGPAYRSAYISVGISVISGIIGASVMVSARDSWGGLFSHEKGITSNVKKMLLIMAVTEVFNFPLVVCGGIVRGTARPKLAMYANITGFYLFALPVGAVLAFKIHLGLPGILIGFLSGCIVCLVLLVVFIARIDWKDEARKARSLTSSPVEEEIKDHEDHKNSGVNNVAL, via the coding sequence ATGGCATCGAAACTAGAAGAAAACACAGCAGACAAACTTCATCTTGAGCCTTGTTCACCTTCAAGTCCCAAAGAAAGATGGTCTGGGAACATGGTATCTTTGATCCTTTCGGAGTTAAAAGTGCAACGAggtataacagttccaatgttGGCAATGAATTTTACATGGTTTGCAAGGATTGCCGTCACAACTGCATTTCTTGGACGGCTTGGTGAGCTTTCCTTGGCTGGTGGTACACTTGGTGCCACCTTTTCTAATGTGACCGGTTTCGCAGTCTTAAACGGGCTCTGTTGTGCCATGGAACCCATATGTGGTCAGGCCTTTGGAGCTAAGAACTTTAAGCTTCTTCACAAGACCCTTGTCATGGCAATCATTGTACTGTTGGTGGCAAGCGTACCCATTTCTATCTTGTGGCTTTACGTTGACAAGATCCTCATTCAGTTTGGCCAGCAAGAAGAAATTTCGGTTGCCGTGAGGAAATACCTACTGTATCTCCTTCCTGATTTAGTTGTCTATTCATTCTTGAGCCCTTTGAAATCCTACCTAAGCACACAAAGTCTAGCTGTTCCTATAATGTTGAGCTCAGCTTTTGGATTAGGCTTTCATGTGCCCATCACCATGTTACTCTCAAGAGCTAGGGGCTTCGAAGGAGTGTCCATGGCAGTTTGGATGAGTGATCTTGTAGTAGTCGTTCTACTCGCCTTCTATGTTTTGATAGCAGAACATGGAAAGCGAGGGAACTGGAATGGAGGAGGCTGGTGGGAGCAAGGAATTCATGACTGGAAGAGGTTGCTAAAACTTTGTGGTCCTTGTTGCATCACCACTTGCCTTGAATGGTGGTGCTACGAGATCTTAATGCTGCTAACCGGAAGGCTTCCAAATGCCAAACAAGCAATTGGAATCCTAGCAATTGTAATGAATTTTGACTACTTACTTTATTCAGTGATGATTTCACTATCGACCTCTGCATCTGTTCGCATCTCAAATGAGCTTGGAGCAAACCAGGTTGGCCCTGCTTATCGATCAGCATACATATCTGTAGGCATTAGTGTAATCTCAGGCATTATTGGAGCGTCTGTAATGGTATCAGCAAGAGACAGCTGGGGCGGTTTATTTAGCCACGAAAAAGGAATCACGAGCAATGTGAAAAAGATGCTGTTGATAATGGCTGTAACAGAAGTTTTTAACTTTCCATTGGTAGTTTGTGGAGGAATAGTACGAGGAACGGCTAGACCAAAATTGGCCATGTATGCCAATATCACGGGTTTCTATTTGTTTGCCTTACCCGTTGGAGCTGTTTTGGCTTTCAAGATCCATCTTGGCCTTCCTGGGATATTGATAGGCTTCTTAAGTGGATGCATTGTTTGCTTGGTTCTGTTGGTGGTTTTTATAGCACGGATCGACTGGAAGGATGAAGCAAGGAAGGCAAGATCGCTGACTTCATCCCCTGTGGAGGAGGAGATCAAGGATCACGAAGACCACAAGAATTCTGGAGTAAATAATGTTGCATTATGA